One genomic window of Mucilaginibacter sp. SJ includes the following:
- a CDS encoding RagB/SusD family nutrient uptake outer membrane protein, with product MKRFNYKYIVAFALVAAVLGCKKALNLNPQDTLSDAAYWKKANDFKLAANAFYLYERTFAGTVTDGVHSDLRSDLLTNSTKNIYSQGTNSVVQTDGTYNTDYQRIRNINFLLDKASTYATPAEIAQYVAEAKFFRAYVYFDLLQIFGGVTIVSKPLDTNDPLLMAARNSRDEVTDFIIADLNAAIADLPLESVLRSADEGRVSKGAAGALLSRVALYEGTWQKSRGNATRANTLLDIAISSSKAVMTSGQYALFGTTGSTIALGDSAQKYMFILENTKSNPAGITKSANTEYILSNRYDESIRISNLNITKTTFGNGLVDWATRKLANLYLCSDGLPIEKSPLFKGYSTARSEFANRDKRMQYTLMVNGNYYWNNTNYRVTWKNDAADLANAALKPLVSNYGTGYQNQKWASERKVADTYESYDYPVIRYAEVLLNFAEATYERNGNISDADLNISLNQVRHRVNSAMPLLTNDFVTANGLNMQTEIRRERTIELYNEGFRIDDLKRWKTAEMEMPMPVQGIKWAGTEFAAIWPGANTIPQDANGILIIDNSRTWQDKNYLLPLPQDQIKLNSKLTQNPGW from the coding sequence ATGAAAAGATTTAATTATAAATATATCGTAGCCTTCGCATTGGTTGCTGCTGTGTTGGGCTGCAAAAAAGCGTTGAATTTAAACCCGCAGGATACCTTATCTGATGCTGCTTATTGGAAAAAAGCCAATGATTTTAAACTGGCCGCAAATGCATTTTACCTGTATGAAAGAACATTTGCAGGCACAGTCACGGATGGTGTACACAGCGACCTGCGATCGGATTTATTAACTAACAGTACTAAAAACATTTACAGCCAGGGAACTAACAGTGTTGTACAAACAGACGGAACATATAATACAGATTACCAGCGCATCCGGAATATCAATTTTCTTTTAGATAAAGCTTCAACCTATGCTACACCGGCCGAAATAGCCCAGTACGTAGCCGAAGCCAAATTTTTCAGGGCATATGTGTATTTCGATCTTCTGCAAATCTTCGGTGGTGTAACTATCGTTTCAAAACCGTTGGATACCAATGATCCATTATTGATGGCGGCGAGGAACTCGAGAGATGAAGTGACGGATTTTATTATAGCCGACCTGAATGCTGCAATTGCCGATCTGCCGCTGGAAAGTGTGCTTCGGTCTGCGGATGAAGGGCGTGTAAGTAAGGGCGCCGCTGGTGCTTTGCTGTCGAGGGTAGCCCTTTATGAAGGAACGTGGCAAAAATCAAGAGGAAACGCTACTCGCGCCAATACCTTACTGGATATAGCCATTAGCTCAAGTAAAGCTGTAATGACCAGCGGGCAGTATGCCTTGTTTGGTACAACCGGTTCAACCATTGCTTTAGGTGATTCGGCGCAGAAGTATATGTTCATACTTGAAAATACCAAATCAAATCCGGCAGGTATTACCAAATCGGCAAATACCGAGTATATCCTTTCAAACCGTTATGATGAAAGTATCCGTATCTCTAACCTTAACATAACCAAAACCACATTTGGCAATGGCCTTGTAGATTGGGCAACCCGCAAACTCGCTAATCTTTATTTATGCAGCGATGGTTTACCTATTGAAAAATCGCCATTGTTTAAAGGATATAGTACCGCCAGGTCTGAATTTGCCAACAGGGACAAACGTATGCAATATACCTTAATGGTAAACGGCAATTACTACTGGAACAATACCAACTATCGTGTTACCTGGAAAAATGATGCTGCAGATCTGGCCAACGCCGCTTTAAAACCCCTGGTTTCTAATTATGGTACTGGTTACCAGAACCAGAAATGGGCATCGGAAAGAAAGGTGGCCGACACCTATGAATCATATGATTACCCTGTGATAAGGTATGCCGAAGTATTGCTGAACTTCGCTGAAGCTACTTACGAGCGTAACGGAAATATTTCTGATGCTGATTTAAATATCTCCTTAAACCAGGTAAGGCACCGTGTAAACAGCGCAATGCCATTGCTTACTAATGATTTTGTAACCGCCAACGGTTTAAATATGCAAACAGAGATCAGGCGTGAGCGAACCATCGAATTGTATAATGAAGGCTTCCGCATAGATGACCTGAAACGCTGGAAAACCGCCGAAATGGAGATGCCGATGCCGGTACAGGGTATTAAATGGGCCGGTACCGAATTTGCCGCCATCTGGCCTGGGGCAAATACCATACCTCAGGATGCAAACGGCATTTTGATCATTGATAATAGCAGGACATGGCAGGATAAAAATTACCTGTTACCACTTCCTCAAGACCAGATTAAGTTAAATAGTAAGCTTACGCAAAATCCGGGTTGGTAA
- a CDS encoding alginate lyase family protein yields the protein MKPTLWLMALCSILVTMSCKKSPSLYGVEKNSKGVANPTGAATFKHPGMLLTATSLDYIKTQIASSSEPWNTTLIALKASTWASLNYQMQGPTTLITRDPTIIARDGINYKSIIENDSYAIFSQALMWKLTGNNAYADNAVKMLNAWSTTLKSITSTGPDVYLCASFNGFIMANGAELVRDYSGWQAADLQKCKDMFRNIWYPVIKSIEIPGGANGTWDSANAKAIMAFGIFLDDQSMFDAAYNYFYHGSGDGTVEHYFLPSGQNQESGRTQSYSQLGLCNFEELCEMGYNQGKLDMWVAKDTVIMKAFEYNAKYNLGQDVPFNTAFPEVYGKWVYPAISADSRGSYRPIFYMAYNQFHNRLGAAMPNTQRVLEQYTAIEKQTIGTVTDGTGWGSLLFYHPSAGGLTPVAVGALRWEFDALEGWGGVPWAENSKVAVANGQLEVSASIGTYVRAWQGSALLDPVTYPYLAVKVTQIPKLKKSTDDWAIQAYWNISGTNHDYRYVSKTDMTLLGTQVYVIKWAPKSGFYDGFPTFPAASTTGGLYLDFGDCLSGEKAKIDWVRSYKNLADIPNN from the coding sequence ATGAAACCTACTTTATGGTTAATGGCGTTGTGTTCCATATTGGTAACAATGTCCTGCAAAAAATCACCGTCATTATATGGTGTAGAGAAAAATAGTAAGGGTGTAGCTAACCCAACTGGAGCCGCAACATTTAAACACCCGGGAATGTTGCTCACTGCCACCTCGTTAGATTACATAAAAACGCAGATAGCCTCATCTTCAGAGCCCTGGAATACAACTTTGATTGCCCTCAAAGCCTCAACATGGGCTTCTTTAAACTATCAAATGCAGGGGCCAACTACACTCATTACCCGCGATCCTACAATTATAGCCCGTGATGGTATAAACTATAAGTCAATTATTGAGAACGACTCTTACGCTATCTTTTCTCAGGCCCTGATGTGGAAACTTACCGGCAACAACGCTTATGCGGATAATGCGGTGAAAATGCTTAACGCATGGTCCACTACTTTGAAGAGCATCACCAGTACCGGGCCGGATGTTTATCTATGTGCAAGTTTTAATGGGTTCATTATGGCCAATGGTGCCGAACTGGTACGCGATTATTCGGGATGGCAAGCCGCAGATCTGCAAAAATGTAAAGATATGTTCAGAAACATCTGGTACCCTGTAATTAAGAGTATCGAAATTCCCGGGGGAGCCAACGGAACCTGGGATAGTGCGAATGCTAAGGCAATAATGGCCTTTGGTATATTTCTGGACGACCAGTCGATGTTTGATGCTGCTTACAATTATTTCTATCATGGAAGCGGCGATGGTACTGTTGAGCATTATTTTCTGCCGAGCGGGCAAAACCAGGAATCTGGCCGGACGCAAAGCTATAGCCAGTTAGGGCTTTGTAATTTTGAAGAACTGTGCGAAATGGGGTATAACCAAGGCAAGCTGGATATGTGGGTAGCTAAAGATACCGTCATTATGAAAGCTTTTGAATATAATGCCAAATATAACCTGGGCCAGGATGTGCCTTTTAATACGGCTTTTCCCGAGGTATATGGAAAATGGGTATATCCGGCCATATCTGCAGATAGCAGGGGAAGTTATCGCCCTATATTTTACATGGCCTATAATCAATTTCATAATCGCCTTGGTGCAGCTATGCCAAATACCCAGCGCGTATTGGAGCAGTATACGGCTATTGAAAAACAAACCATCGGCACGGTTACAGACGGTACCGGTTGGGGCAGTTTATTGTTTTACCATCCTTCGGCAGGCGGTTTAACTCCTGTAGCGGTTGGAGCATTAAGATGGGAGTTTGATGCACTGGAAGGATGGGGTGGAGTACCTTGGGCCGAAAACTCAAAAGTGGCGGTTGCCAATGGTCAGTTAGAAGTATCGGCTTCAATTGGTACCTATGTTCGCGCATGGCAGGGTTCTGCTTTGTTAGATCCTGTGACCTATCCTTACCTTGCTGTTAAAGTTACCCAGATCCCCAAACTTAAAAAGAGTACCGATGATTGGGCTATTCAGGCTTACTGGAACATAAGCGGCACAAATCATGATTATCGGTATGTTAGTAAAACCGATATGACACTTTTGGGTACACAGGTGTATGTTATTAAATGGGCGCCAAAATCTGGCTTTTATGATGGCTTCCCAACATTCCCGGCGGCTTCAACCACAGGCGGACTTTACCTTGATTTTGGTGATTGCTTAAGCGGTGAAAAAGCTAAGATCGATTGGGTTCGCTCTTATAAAAACCTGGCGGATATCCCCAATAACTAA
- a CDS encoding glycoside hydrolase family 97 protein, producing the protein MKRNAKILILFLGLICFISKVHGQGIKDSLLSLRSPDKNITFRFSQKVEAWKRTMYYSVDYKNKPVILQSVLDLQLDNDLSEKAMALKVDQHKNWCENLLITGVDSSRHDTTWAPVTGERAMIRDLYNAINITLVKDDNPIYVMQVQVRVYNEGVAFRYYFPENPKGTYYNVTAENTEFHLPEGTQAWFANWAQAPYYKLPLKNWPGESERPLTIELPNGLFAALGEAQLIDYARTKFKLSADKPSTLVTSMFGGAQLISPVGTPWRAIMIAEKPGELIEHNYMMLNLNEPSAIANTNWIKPGKIMRVMAQTTADAKTNIDFAVKHNLQYILFDWKWYGPAFSFSSDATKVAIPDFDLPGIIKYGKDKGVGVWLYVNQQGLLAQSDSLFAIYHKWGVKGVKFGFVQQGSHRWTTWVEKAIRQAAAARIMVNIHDDWRPTGEQRTWPNLMSAEGIRGNEEMPDATHNTVLPFTRYIAGAADYTICYFDKRIKTTHAHQLALAAIYYSPLQTLYWYDKPLAEHNEPELEFWDKVPTTWDETKIVQGTPGEYISTARRSGKDWFVGTITNNDAREIKLDLSFLEPGKKYKATIYSDDPSVTTETHVRVSSNSVHSKTVLKLTLLPSGGEAVYLTPEK; encoded by the coding sequence ATGAAAAGAAACGCAAAAATATTAATACTCTTTTTGGGATTAATCTGCTTTATCAGCAAGGTTCACGGCCAGGGAATAAAGGATTCTTTACTTAGTCTTCGGTCGCCGGATAAAAATATAACATTCAGATTTAGTCAAAAAGTTGAGGCCTGGAAGCGTACCATGTACTATAGCGTGGATTATAAAAACAAGCCGGTAATTCTGCAGTCGGTCCTTGATCTGCAGCTGGATAATGATCTTTCAGAAAAAGCTATGGCGCTGAAGGTAGATCAGCATAAAAACTGGTGCGAAAACCTGTTGATCACCGGCGTTGATTCATCCCGGCATGATACCACATGGGCACCGGTTACCGGAGAGCGGGCTATGATCAGGGATCTTTACAACGCAATTAATATTACGCTGGTGAAGGATGACAACCCCATTTATGTAATGCAGGTACAGGTAAGGGTGTACAACGAAGGGGTAGCGTTCCGGTATTATTTCCCCGAAAACCCTAAAGGCACCTACTACAACGTCACGGCCGAAAATACCGAGTTTCACCTGCCTGAAGGCACCCAGGCCTGGTTTGCCAATTGGGCACAAGCGCCATATTACAAACTGCCGCTAAAAAACTGGCCCGGCGAAAGCGAACGGCCGTTAACCATCGAACTGCCTAACGGCCTTTTTGCGGCGCTGGGGGAGGCGCAACTAATTGATTATGCACGCACCAAATTTAAACTGAGTGCTGATAAACCATCTACCCTGGTAACCTCGATGTTTGGCGGGGCGCAGTTGATCTCGCCGGTAGGTACTCCATGGCGGGCAATCATGATAGCCGAAAAGCCGGGCGAGCTGATTGAACATAATTACATGATGTTGAATCTTAATGAGCCTTCAGCAATAGCTAATACCAATTGGATTAAACCAGGTAAAATCATGCGGGTAATGGCACAAACTACTGCCGATGCAAAGACCAATATTGATTTCGCGGTAAAGCATAACCTGCAATATATTCTGTTTGATTGGAAATGGTACGGACCGGCATTTAGCTTTAGCTCGGATGCTACCAAGGTTGCTATACCTGATTTTGACCTGCCCGGTATAATCAAATATGGCAAGGATAAGGGTGTTGGTGTTTGGTTATATGTTAATCAGCAGGGTTTATTAGCCCAAAGCGACAGTTTATTTGCCATTTATCATAAATGGGGTGTAAAAGGCGTGAAATTTGGTTTTGTGCAGCAGGGGTCCCACCGCTGGACAACCTGGGTGGAAAAAGCAATTCGGCAGGCGGCCGCTGCCCGGATCATGGTAAACATTCATGACGACTGGCGGCCAACCGGCGAGCAGCGCACCTGGCCAAACCTGATGTCGGCCGAAGGGATCCGTGGTAACGAGGAAATGCCAGATGCTACGCACAATACGGTGCTGCCTTTTACGCGGTACATTGCCGGAGCAGCCGATTATACCATCTGTTATTTTGATAAGCGCATTAAAACTACCCATGCCCACCAATTGGCACTGGCAGCTATTTATTACAGCCCGCTGCAAACACTGTATTGGTATGACAAGCCTTTGGCGGAGCATAATGAGCCAGAACTGGAATTTTGGGACAAGGTCCCAACCACATGGGACGAAACGAAAATAGTGCAGGGAACACCCGGCGAATACATTTCTACAGCCCGCAGGAGCGGAAAAGATTGGTTTGTAGGTACTATCACCAACAATGACGCACGCGAAATTAAACTTGATCTGAGTTTTTTAGAACCCGGTAAAAAGTATAAAGCGACAATTTACAGCGACGATCCATCGGTGACTACTGAGACCCATGTTAGGGTCAGCAGTAATAGTGTTCACAGTAAAACAGTATTAAAACTCACCCTGCTGCCGTCAGGCGGAGAGGCGGTGTATCTTACTCCGGAAAAATAA
- a CDS encoding ROK family protein gives MSQQNKNNYVISADIGGTHITAAVIDLEKKMIIEDTRTRLTVDSQGTAAEILKSWAEALTQAYEKFGSLVQQVALAMPGPFDYENGISLIKDLHKYEAIYGLNIKLYLSEELRIDAADILFRNDAEAFLQGEVVAGAGTGSRKALGLTLGTGFGSALSVDGIVKDLNLGGEPYKESIADDYFSTRWFLRRYREITGLSTTGVSALISMSKHSAVVMNIFDEFTVNLSLFLRDIIQTEAPDVIVIGGNIAKASGMFVDELISRLTAYAESLKIKLALLGEDAALMGAAAAFDSRRGLNILFNANHPGN, from the coding sequence ATGAGCCAACAGAATAAAAATAATTATGTAATCAGTGCAGATATTGGCGGTACCCATATTACAGCAGCGGTCATTGATCTTGAAAAAAAAATGATCATTGAAGATACCCGTACCAGATTAACTGTGGACTCTCAGGGAACTGCAGCTGAAATACTTAAAAGCTGGGCAGAAGCATTGACGCAGGCTTATGAAAAATTCGGCTCTTTGGTTCAGCAGGTTGCCCTGGCCATGCCTGGCCCGTTTGATTATGAAAATGGGATTTCACTGATCAAAGACCTGCATAAGTATGAGGCCATTTATGGTTTAAATATCAAGTTATACTTGTCGGAAGAGCTCAGGATAGATGCTGCAGATATCCTGTTCCGGAATGATGCCGAAGCATTTTTACAAGGAGAAGTTGTGGCGGGAGCAGGCACCGGATCCCGTAAGGCCCTTGGGCTTACGCTGGGCACAGGGTTCGGTTCAGCTTTGAGCGTTGATGGTATTGTGAAAGATTTAAACCTGGGCGGCGAACCTTATAAAGAAAGCATTGCAGATGATTATTTCTCTACAAGATGGTTCTTACGGCGATATCGTGAAATAACCGGACTGTCCACTACCGGAGTGAGCGCGCTGATATCAATGTCCAAACACAGCGCTGTGGTCATGAACATCTTTGATGAGTTTACGGTCAACCTGTCTTTATTTCTTCGGGATATTATCCAAACCGAAGCTCCTGATGTAATTGTTATTGGTGGCAATATTGCAAAAGCATCGGGCATGTTTGTGGATGAACTTATCAGCAGGTTAACAGCATATGCTGAAAGTTTAAAAATAAAATTAGCTTTATTGGGAGAAGACGCGGCGCTGATGGGTGCTGCTGCGGCTTTTGATAGCAGGCGAGGACTTAATATCTTATTTAACGCCAATCATCCGGGTAATTAA
- the fucP gene encoding L-fucose:H+ symporter permease has translation MTNKPAFTEKKFIVTFVFVTSLFLMWGLLHSMSDILNKHFQNVLNLSKSQSGLIQFSVFGAYFIMSIPAGYFLKKFGYKPGVILGLILFASGLFLFVPAANAASFTFFRIALFIMGCGMATLETVAHPFAAALGDQRRSDQRVNFAQTFNAIGTMIGPAIGSYFLFGRHNVHSTDLTSVKTLYVAIGCVIILIAVAFMFLKIPVLADPHAEISTIDPDAVNIDVEPSKKLYQHSHFVWAVAAQFFNVAAQAGTWAYFINYGVDIMHFSNEKAGYFMIVFMGMMALGRIVGTSLMTYVAPNKLLAAFACGSILMCLVVAQSLGWTSYIALLMINFFFSIMFPTIFSLGIKNLGGHVQQASSFIAMGVVGGAVFPMVMGLIANQSVAHAYYLPIICYAVIFLFGAKFYKVKH, from the coding sequence ATGACCAATAAACCAGCTTTTACCGAGAAAAAATTCATCGTAACCTTTGTATTTGTAACCTCGCTATTTTTAATGTGGGGCTTACTGCATTCCATGAGCGATATCCTGAACAAGCATTTTCAAAATGTGCTTAACCTCTCCAAATCCCAATCCGGCTTAATCCAGTTCTCCGTGTTTGGGGCTTATTTTATTATGAGTATTCCCGCAGGATATTTTTTAAAGAAGTTTGGCTATAAACCGGGTGTAATCCTGGGGCTTATTTTATTTGCCTCTGGCTTATTCCTGTTTGTGCCTGCGGCCAACGCGGCTTCATTTACTTTTTTCAGGATTGCTTTATTTATTATGGGCTGCGGTATGGCTACTTTAGAAACTGTTGCTCATCCATTCGCGGCTGCCCTGGGTGATCAGCGCCGGAGTGACCAGCGGGTAAATTTTGCACAAACCTTTAACGCAATAGGTACTATGATTGGGCCTGCTATTGGCTCTTATTTTTTGTTTGGACGGCATAACGTTCATTCAACTGACCTAACTTCAGTAAAAACACTCTATGTAGCTATCGGCTGTGTGATTATACTCATAGCGGTGGCTTTTATGTTTTTAAAAATTCCGGTTTTAGCTGATCCGCATGCAGAAATATCAACAATTGACCCGGACGCCGTTAATATAGATGTTGAACCTTCAAAAAAACTATATCAGCATTCGCATTTTGTATGGGCGGTTGCAGCCCAGTTTTTTAATGTGGCAGCACAGGCCGGCACCTGGGCATATTTTATCAACTACGGTGTGGATATTATGCATTTCAGTAATGAAAAGGCCGGCTACTTCATGATTGTTTTTATGGGGATGATGGCGCTGGGGCGTATTGTGGGCACCTCGTTAATGACCTATGTAGCGCCCAATAAATTATTAGCGGCATTTGCCTGCGGTAGTATCTTAATGTGCCTGGTCGTTGCGCAAAGTTTGGGCTGGACATCATACATCGCCCTGCTGATGATCAACTTCTTCTTTAGCATTATGTTCCCTACCATTTTTAGTTTGGGGATCAAAAACCTGGGCGGCCACGTGCAACAGGCTTCATCCTTCATAGCAATGGGCGTAGTGGGTGGCGCTGTATTTCCAATGGTTATGGGGCTGATAGCCAACCAAAGTGTCGCTCACGCTTACTATCTGCCGATTATATGCTATGCAGTGATCTTTTTATTCGGCGCTAAATTTTATAAAGTTAAGCATTAA
- a CDS encoding class A beta-lactamase-related serine hydrolase, whose protein sequence is MKSIRIIILTFMLATAAALASAQMKAKAPVVYDFSYLDRKIGGWVDSGYYKGASIIIVKDDEVIHQKYFGNYTPKTVAYIASAGKWLAAATIAAIVDEGKLSWDDQVKKWLPEFKDQKGEATLRQLFSHTAGYPDYQPEGRHSDSYQTLKESVAHIVDLRADTAPGTKFKYGGLAMQVAGRMAELATGKDWETIFQEKIARPLGMQLTHFTPVSDVGGQNPMLGGGARASLDDYAHFLNMIIHNGVYQGKRILSAKAIQDMQADQVGNAKMTDPYVENTRASDRKDIYGLGEWREEVDAKGNATLISSPSWAGAYPWIDKKNHVYGFMLARVAEMKNGFNSFLGSPVLPLLVRDVLAQASMGNVKHGYITMQDGAKLYYEETGKGEPLILLHGHSFDCTEWDPQFFKLAKKYRVIRYDLRGYGWSSMPSENQKALHADDLKALMDQLHIAKAHIAGLSLGGFIVTDFLALYPGRLLSATAASGDFFDVAGPSHPWTAEEAETQREKIKAWQAKGIQLSKQEWFNKLTKRNGKNIESLRQPVWNMIYKWDAWQPQHLEPRFLLGNEAEPRLRAQKITIPVMVLTGDADANVPNKLLKVVPSAKQMIVPHAGHVSNMENPEGFNEKLLAFLNTID, encoded by the coding sequence ATGAAAAGCATCCGGATAATCATATTAACCTTCATGCTGGCCACTGCTGCCGCACTTGCATCTGCCCAGATGAAAGCAAAAGCGCCCGTCGTTTATGATTTTTCGTATCTGGACAGGAAGATAGGTGGTTGGGTTGATAGCGGCTATTACAAAGGTGCATCCATAATTATTGTTAAGGATGATGAGGTGATCCATCAAAAATATTTTGGCAATTATACCCCGAAAACAGTAGCTTATATAGCATCGGCAGGCAAATGGCTTGCTGCTGCTACTATAGCTGCCATAGTTGATGAGGGTAAATTATCATGGGATGATCAGGTTAAAAAGTGGCTCCCCGAATTTAAAGATCAAAAAGGGGAGGCTACTTTAAGACAGCTGTTTTCGCATACCGCCGGTTACCCTGATTATCAGCCGGAAGGCAGGCATTCTGATAGTTATCAAACGCTAAAAGAATCGGTGGCTCATATCGTTGACCTTCGGGCCGACACGGCTCCCGGTACTAAATTTAAATACGGGGGCCTTGCCATGCAGGTAGCCGGCCGTATGGCCGAATTAGCCACAGGTAAGGATTGGGAAACGATCTTTCAGGAAAAGATAGCAAGACCCTTGGGTATGCAACTAACGCATTTTACGCCTGTAAGCGATGTTGGCGGTCAAAACCCTATGCTGGGTGGCGGAGCAAGAGCATCATTGGATGATTATGCTCATTTCTTAAATATGATTATCCATAATGGGGTATATCAAGGTAAACGCATCCTATCCGCAAAAGCTATACAGGACATGCAGGCAGACCAGGTTGGGAATGCTAAAATGACCGACCCCTATGTTGAAAACACCCGGGCCAGCGACCGAAAAGATATTTATGGACTTGGCGAATGGCGGGAGGAAGTTGACGCCAAAGGTAACGCCACACTGATCAGTAGCCCAAGCTGGGCGGGGGCATATCCATGGATTGATAAAAAAAATCATGTTTACGGCTTTATGCTTGCCCGTGTAGCCGAAATGAAAAACGGTTTCAATTCGTTTTTAGGTAGCCCCGTGCTACCCTTGTTGGTAAGGGATGTGTTGGCTCAGGCGAGCATGGGTAATGTAAAACACGGTTACATCACCATGCAGGATGGCGCTAAACTGTATTATGAAGAAACCGGTAAAGGCGAGCCGTTGATCCTTCTCCACGGCCATTCATTTGACTGTACAGAATGGGACCCACAGTTTTTTAAACTGGCTAAAAAATACAGGGTGATCCGGTACGACTTGAGGGGTTATGGCTGGTCATCGATGCCCTCTGAAAATCAGAAAGCCCTGCATGCCGATGATCTGAAAGCCCTGATGGATCAGCTGCATATTGCAAAAGCGCATATTGCAGGGTTGTCGTTAGGGGGATTTATTGTTACAGATTTTTTGGCACTGTATCCCGGTCGCCTACTTTCTGCAACGGCAGCCAGCGGCGATTTTTTTGATGTTGCCGGCCCCAGTCATCCATGGACTGCTGAAGAGGCCGAAACTCAACGTGAAAAGATCAAAGCATGGCAAGCCAAAGGTATCCAGCTCAGTAAACAGGAATGGTTTAACAAACTAACCAAACGCAATGGTAAAAATATTGAAAGTTTGAGGCAGCCCGTCTGGAACATGATCTACAAATGGGATGCGTGGCAGCCCCAGCACCTTGAGCCCCGGTTTTTATTAGGCAATGAGGCGGAACCCCGGTTAAGGGCACAGAAAATAACCATTCCGGTAATGGTACTTACCGGCGATGCAGACGCGAATGTCCCCAATAAGTTGTTAAAAGTGGTGCCATCAGCTAAGCAAATGATCGTCCCCCATGCCGGCCATGTTAGTAACATGGAGAACCCCGAGGGTTTTAACGAAAAGCTACTGGCTTTTTTAAATACGATAGATTGA